One segment of Streptomyces sp. NA02950 DNA contains the following:
- the purN gene encoding phosphoribosylglycinamide formyltransferase codes for MASPPSSARPGRPARLVVLVSGSGTNLQALLDAIAAEGVAAYGAEVVAVGADRDGIEGLERAERAGIPTFVCRVKDHGSRAEWDAALAEATAGYQPDLVVSAGFMKILGEEFLARFGGRCVNTHPALLPSFPGAHGVRDALAHGVRVTGCTVHFVDDGVDTGPIIAQGTVEVRDEDDESALHERIKEVERSLLVEVVGRLARHGYRIEGRKVRIP; via the coding sequence GTGGCCTCCCCGCCTTCCTCCGCCCGCCCCGGGCGCCCCGCCCGCCTCGTCGTTCTCGTCTCCGGTTCCGGTACGAACCTCCAGGCGCTGCTCGACGCCATCGCCGCGGAGGGGGTGGCCGCCTACGGCGCCGAGGTGGTCGCCGTCGGTGCCGACCGCGACGGCATCGAGGGGCTGGAGCGCGCCGAGCGTGCCGGGATCCCCACCTTTGTCTGCCGGGTCAAGGACCACGGCAGCCGCGCCGAGTGGGACGCCGCGCTGGCCGAGGCGACCGCCGGGTACCAGCCCGACCTCGTCGTCTCGGCCGGGTTCATGAAGATCCTGGGCGAGGAGTTCCTCGCCCGCTTCGGCGGCCGCTGCGTCAACACCCACCCCGCGCTGCTGCCCAGCTTTCCCGGTGCCCACGGCGTACGCGACGCCCTCGCGCACGGTGTGCGGGTGACCGGCTGCACCGTCCACTTCGTCGACGACGGCGTCGACACCGGCCCGATCATCGCCCAGGGCACGGTCGAGGTCCGGGACGAGGACGACGAGTCCGCTCTGCACGAGCGGATCAAGGAAGTCGAGCGTTCGCTGCTCGTCGAGGTCGTGGGGCGTCTGGCGCGTCACGGCTACCGCATTGAGGGACGAAAGGTAAGGATCCCGTGA